Proteins encoded by one window of Gemmatimonadaceae bacterium:
- a CDS encoding MlaD family protein: MSDASPNALRRTSDFIVGLTVLLVTAALVATVLWLKQADLRGRTRHLVARTRDVGGVALGNPVVIRGVRAGRVEGIALGEKGWVVLQLGLDKETPLPADPVVLLAASSLFGEWQATVTDATGVPPDRELRAAIQAARTTGDTLAGAVLPDIAQLTTVAGRLAGDVAKVADRVQVAFDDSAARELRESIRNFAELSSVLAKTVTLQSKNLDKISTDLQSGLTNLNATAEKLSTFSARVDSATSRGELQQIVMNSQHAAQELMTTATRLREISGDFERTQSKLSSAVSRADSVFAKANSRTGTMGLLLNDPALYQQSDSLVRELRALVQDVKKNPRRYINVRVF, from the coding sequence GCTGGTTGCCACGGTGCTCTGGCTCAAGCAGGCCGACTTGCGCGGTCGCACGCGGCATCTCGTGGCGCGCACGCGCGATGTCGGCGGCGTGGCGCTTGGCAATCCGGTCGTCATCCGCGGCGTGCGCGCGGGCCGCGTCGAAGGCATCGCATTGGGCGAGAAAGGCTGGGTGGTGCTCCAGCTCGGCCTCGACAAGGAGACGCCGCTCCCCGCCGACCCGGTGGTGCTCCTCGCCGCGTCGAGCCTCTTCGGCGAATGGCAGGCGACGGTGACCGATGCGACCGGCGTCCCCCCCGATCGCGAGCTGCGCGCCGCCATCCAGGCCGCGCGGACGACCGGCGACACGCTGGCCGGTGCGGTGCTCCCCGACATCGCGCAGCTCACCACCGTCGCGGGCCGCCTCGCCGGCGATGTCGCCAAGGTCGCTGATCGCGTGCAGGTCGCCTTCGACGATTCCGCCGCGCGCGAGCTGCGGGAGTCGATCCGCAACTTCGCCGAACTCTCGAGTGTCCTCGCCAAGACGGTCACGCTGCAGTCGAAGAACCTCGACAAGATCAGCACCGACCTGCAGAGCGGGCTCACCAACCTCAACGCGACGGCGGAGAAACTGAGCACGTTTTCGGCCCGCGTCGATTCCGCCACCAGCCGCGGCGAATTGCAGCAGATCGTGATGAACTCGCAGCACGCCGCGCAGGAGCTGATGACCACCGCCACGCGCTTACGCGAAATCTCCGGCGATTTCGAGCGCACCCAGAGCAAGCTCTCCAGCGCCGTCAGCCGCGCCGACTCCGTCTTCGCCAAGGCGAACAGCCGCACCGGCACAATGGGCTTGTTGTTGAACGACCCCGCGCTCTATCAGCAGAGCGACTCGCTGGTCCGCGAACTCCGCGCCCTCGTGCAGGACGTGAAGAAAAACCCGCGCCGTTATATCAACGTGCGGGTCTTTTGA